CGgatctagccgccgccgccgcggatcgGGGACGGGCAGTCGCGGGGGGGATCCAGCTCCCCTGTTTTCCTTGCTGTGGCTGTTCGTACACGGTCGCAACAAAACTGTTCTTTTTTGCTGCAACGGTTGCTTCAGTCCGTGTATGCGCGCAGATCTAACGGTCCATGCAAACCGCATCGGACGGCTGGGCCTCGACCGGCCCAACTGTtgggccggtgcgccggcgcagATCGCTGCCCTTCCGAGAACAATATCagtatatactactccctccgtaaactaatataagagtgtttagatcactattttagttatctaaacactcttatattagtttacaaaGGGAGTAGTAAACAGAGTCAAAATTTAGACCAAGAAAGCTATTCACTGAATTCCGGTATAAATGATGCATTTTATAGTAAACAGTTATGTGAGTGAATTTCATACCTTCTTCCTCTCATTCTCCAGTTTTCTTCTTTCCATGTCAGTTTGAGCAACTATTTCACTTAGTTGCTTTGATCTCCTTTTGATGTCGTTCTCTTTCTCATCCAACTGCTTTCTCAGCTGATCAGTCTCATGGAAAATTTTCAGCGAATGTTCACGGGCAGTTGACTGCATCTTTCGCATTTCTGTAGAGAAAACAAATAAAACATGATACAGTAGACATGATCATATTCGCAATGCAAATGAGTGTACCATTCATACAGCAATTGCATGAGACTTTGGGGAGCAGGGGAAACAAGAAAATCAGAAGAATCTTTCTCTCTATTCACTATCATTCCGCGTGGGTCCTTGAGCGGATCCCACATTAGCTCTTATTGAAACCAAGAAATATAGGCCTGCTTGCCATCCACACCAGAATAGCAGCTTTATCCGCCTGAAGTCGTGTAAACCAGAAATGAATTAACAAGGAAGGAATTCGTAGCCCAGAACCTTAAGCAGGAGCTCGCGACTATGGCAGGGCGGTACGCTCTGCTCTCTCGCGACCTCCACTCTAATCAAAAGACTAAAGGACCCTAGTAAATAAAGCAAAGATTTCTGAGCTAGGAATCAGAGGAAATGCTCTGACTCGATCTTATCAACGTCCATGAATGTGAAATCATAGATCGAACTGCCGAATTGGCAAAAAGAAAAAATAGTTGTTTTGGTGAACATCAAAGAAAAAACTTGCTCTTCTTCCATATACCTTCATTGTAGCGTTGGTCCAGCGAGTCGTTGTCTTCCATGGCCCTTTGGAGAGCGAGATCCATCTGATTACACTTGCACTCAAGTTCCATCAAGTACTTGCTCTTAGCACTAATCTGGCTCGTCAAACTAGTTATGAGAGTGTCAGTCTTGCGGGACATCTCCTGTTGCAGTTCAGCCACTGTCTTGAGATCACCATTTTCTGACAAGAACTTGCCAACTGGATCATCGGCTTTGTAATCCTCCTCTTTTGCCAGCCAAGCAAACATGTACTTGTCAGATTTACTTGCCTCCCAATCCGTTTTACCCAGATGATGTGATTTGTAGGTGTTGTGGAATCCCAAGGCATCCTTGAACCCGATCCAATCCTTGTTGAAACGGACTATTGCAAAGCCAGTGTACTCGCCGTCAGGAGAATGCACAGCATTGAAACGTATGGGTTTGTAACCAGCTAGCTGTTGCATTACAATGGCTCCACCTCTCTGTGTTTGCTCTACTGGAACATTGGCAAGGATGCCCATCCAGGGCCAAACAAACAGCTCCTGGTCCTGGACTGGCTTTGGAGGGTTGATCAGCGCCACGGCCTGTCGCGGTGGCAACGAACCTGCTGCATCAGCATGGTCAGTCTTGAGATGACTGGCTAGTGCCTGATGGTTTGCCTTCACTTTGGCAGCACGGTTGGATGCGCCCACACCAATTGCGTGCTGAAGCAGCTCATTGTAGCGGTAGTCCTGCTTCTTCTTCCCGGGGCAGAACGGGCATCTAAACCTGTCGGCGCCGAACCTCGCCACAAGCTTGCCAGACTTGAGGTCTGTGTACGCCTTCTCAGCATAGTCATCGATATCAGTGTCACTTAGCTCTGACGACTCGTCTGAACTGCACTCCATACGAGACCTGAAAATAAGGAATGATCAGCTAGAAAAATTGCACCAAGCTAGCAGCAAGACAGTGGACTGACAGTAGAACAAAAACATACTGATGTTTATGCCAAGCAACTAACTAGCCAAGAAACAATAAGCAGTTCACACACTGATGTTATGTAACCGATTCACAACAACAAGAGGAGCAAATGTTATGTAACCAATTGATAGCAACAAGAGAAACACCACCTCTTGTGCCCACCAAGCATGTTATTATAAATCAATAAATGCAC
This sequence is a window from Aegilops tauschii subsp. strangulata cultivar AL8/78 chromosome 7, Aet v6.0, whole genome shotgun sequence. Protein-coding genes within it:
- the LOC109771733 gene encoding factor of DNA methylation 1 isoform X2; this translates as MECSSDESSELSDTDIDDYAEKAYTDLKSGKLVARFGADRFRCPFCPGKKKQDYRYNELLQHAIGVGASNRAAKVKANHQALASHLKTDHADAAGSLPPRQAVALINPPKPVQDQELFVWPWMGILANVPVEQTQRGGAIVMQQLAGYKPIRFNAVHSPDGEYTGFAIVRFNKDWIGFKDALGFHNTYKSHHLGKTDWEASKSDKYMFAWLAKEEDYKADDPVGKFLSENGDLKTVAELQQEMSRKTDTLITSLTSQISAKSKYLMELECKCNQMDLALQRAMEDNDSLDQRYNEEMRKMQSTAREHSLKIFHETDQLRKQLDEKENDIKRRSKQLSEIVAQTDMERRKLENERKKNDGQNDSLNMARIEQEKANEGVRSLVEKHKKEKEAALNKILLLEKQLDEKHQLELDIQQLRGKLEVVKHMEGEGVDVKKRTEELNKDLQDRIDAMEDLEELNQALIIKERMTNDELQDAKKELISGLVDLLGPRSNIGIRRMGQVDEKPFIEACKPKYGAEADTKALEFCSMWQDNLRDANWHPFKIVTRGEKSEQIIDKGDEKLVGLKEELGEEVYKAVTTALVEMNEYNASGSYVVSELWNNKESRKASMGEVVEHILKQWKAKRKR
- the LOC109771733 gene encoding factor of DNA methylation 1 isoform X1; its protein translation is MGSRMECSSDESSELSDTDIDDYAEKAYTDLKSGKLVARFGADRFRCPFCPGKKKQDYRYNELLQHAIGVGASNRAAKVKANHQALASHLKTDHADAAGSLPPRQAVALINPPKPVQDQELFVWPWMGILANVPVEQTQRGGAIVMQQLAGYKPIRFNAVHSPDGEYTGFAIVRFNKDWIGFKDALGFHNTYKSHHLGKTDWEASKSDKYMFAWLAKEEDYKADDPVGKFLSENGDLKTVAELQQEMSRKTDTLITSLTSQISAKSKYLMELECKCNQMDLALQRAMEDNDSLDQRYNEEMRKMQSTAREHSLKIFHETDQLRKQLDEKENDIKRRSKQLSEIVAQTDMERRKLENERKKNDGQNDSLNMARIEQEKANEGVRSLVEKHKKEKEAALNKILLLEKQLDEKHQLELDIQQLRGKLEVVKHMEGEGVDVKKRTEELNKDLQDRIDAMEDLEELNQALIIKERMTNDELQDAKKELISGLVDLLGPRSNIGIRRMGQVDEKPFIEACKPKYGAEADTKALEFCSMWQDNLRDANWHPFKIVTRGEKSEQIIDKGDEKLVGLKEELGEEVYKAVTTALVEMNEYNASGSYVVSELWNNKESRKASMGEVVEHILKQWKAKRKR